In the genome of Pichia kudriavzevii chromosome 4, complete sequence, one region contains:
- a CDS encoding uncharacterized protein (PKUD0D01560; similar to Saccharomyces cerevisiae YAL008W (FUN14); ancestral locus Anc_7.107) has translation MFRLASPSNFIKKFDTLRFTKQAIQSQSKRFVSYNKANSNYTNFARVRTATRETPNMALTFLGVLGVSSLYLAAHKPILNETGFANGPVLIDTKKGAVNLDQEIKQSQYDGAFDGKLNYRQVAIGSIAGLVLGYALSRLSSILFVVSIGLYCLNVYLRRQGIVAVDTKKVFKGAVDSVSWDELVFEKASFSVPFVLSFFTAASL, from the coding sequence ATGTTTAGACTTGCTTCACCTTCTAATTTCATTAAGAAATTCGATACTTTGCGTTTTACGAAACAAGCCATCCAGTCCCAGTCTAAGAGATTTGTCTCTTACAACAAGGCCAATTCTAACTACACAAATTTCGCAAGAGTTAGAACAGCAACCAGAGAAACTCCAAACATGGCTTTGACTTTCTTGGGTGTCCTTGGTGTTTCTTCCCTATATCTTGCAGCCCATAAGCCAATTCTGAATGAGACGGGCTTTGCTAATGGACctgttttgattgataCCAAGAAGGGTGCAGTTAATCTCGACCAAGAAATAAAGCAATCACAGTACGATGGTGCCTTTGATGGTAAATTGAACTACCGTCAAGTAGCTATTGGTTCTATTGCAGGTTTAGTCCTTGGTTATGCACTTTCGAGATTAAGCTCCATTTTATTTGTTGTATCAATTGGTTTGTACTGCCTCAATGTTTATCTTCGTAGACAAGGAATCGTGGCGGTCGATACAAAGAAAGTTTTCAAAGGAGCGGTAGACAGCGTCTCATGGGATGAGCTGGTTTTTGAAAAGGCCAGCTTTAGTGTCCCATTTGTCTTGAGTTTCTTTACTGCTGCTTCCTTATAA
- a CDS encoding uncharacterized protein (PKUD0D01570; similar to Saccharomyces cerevisiae YJR112W (NNF1); ancestral locus Anc_7.489): MAETNRHIRFEALHSALSYALQKTLSKITLKAFVSCYPQIDVSSLEYVRKQVVSSWQSKAESEFQKIFMERQLQLHLNELDKVIEKAEQRKCNGEKVQIDVSDLSPTELVKAHMITMKREVVKNLDEQLSALRESNEKLQKRLNEYKLDKTLDMHEYPKLLDDLKIIDELDEQEEDSKLKSIVEWAVDEMQFS, translated from the coding sequence ATGGCCGAGACTAACAGACACATACGGTTTGAAGCGTTACACTCAGCGTTATCCTATGCACTCCAGAAGACGCTTTCGAAAATTACCCTCAAGGCCTTTGTTTCATGTTATCCACAAATTGACGTTTCCTCTCTAGAATATGTGAGGAAACAAGTAGTGAGTTCATGGCAGTCGAAGGCTGAATCTGAGTTTCAGAAGATATTTATGGAACGACAATTGCAGTTGCATTTGAACGAATTGGATAAAGTTATCGAGAAAGCTGagcaaagaaaatgcaatGGGGAGAAAGTTCAGATTGATGTATCCGATTTGTCACCCACCGAATTGGTGAAGGCGCATATGATTACCATGAAAAGAGAGGTAGTTAAGAATCTGGATGAACAATTATCTGCTCTTCGAGAGTCTAACGAGAAGCTCCAGAAACGGCTAAATGAATATAAACTAGATAAAACTTTGGATATGCATGAGTATCCTAAACTCCTAGACGATCTAAAAATAATTGACGAGTTAGATGAGCAGGAGGAGGACAGTAAGCTGAAGAGCATAGTAGAATGGGCTGTAGATGAGATGCAATTTTCTTGA